A genomic window from Winogradskyella sp. J14-2 includes:
- a CDS encoding ABC transporter ATPase: MLVDFDTLPDESRVWIYQANRSFSEEEIKALTSKLKTFIEAWTAHGKDLQAGFKIVYKRFIVIALNQNLNMATGCSIDASVHFIQQLEKDYNVDLMDKMNVSFKQGEFIAYKPLMDFKKMAKNNSVSKNTIVFNNLVTNIAEFKDNWEVPASESWHSRFIK; encoded by the coding sequence ATGCTCGTAGATTTTGATACATTACCAGACGAATCACGCGTTTGGATATACCAAGCTAACAGAAGTTTTTCTGAAGAAGAAATAAAAGCTTTAACCTCTAAGCTTAAAACTTTTATAGAAGCCTGGACGGCACATGGTAAAGATTTACAAGCTGGCTTTAAGATTGTCTACAAGCGCTTTATCGTTATTGCTTTAAATCAAAATCTTAACATGGCTACAGGTTGCTCAATTGATGCATCTGTACATTTTATTCAACAGTTAGAAAAAGACTATAATGTCGATTTAATGGATAAGATGAATGTGTCCTTTAAACAAGGGGAATTCATTGCCTACAAACCATTAATGGACTTCAAAAAAATGGCTAAAAATAATTCTGTATCCAAAAATACCATTGTTTTTAATAACCTAGTCACTAATATCGCAGAGTTTAAAGACAATTGGGAGGTACCAGCAAGTGAAAGTTGGCACAGTCGGTTTATTAAATAA
- a CDS encoding (Fe-S)-binding protein, protein MSEELKVPTMAEFMAEGKQPEILFWVGSAGSYDDRAKKISKAFVKILHKANVAFAVLGEEESNTGDVAKRAGNEFLFQMQAMMNIEILNAYEVKRIVTCDPHSYNCIKNEYPSLGGNYDVVHHTQFIKELISSGRLTLEGNTYKGKRITFHDPCYLGRANSEYDAPRDVLKQTNANLIEMKRHKSTALCCGAGGAQMFKEPEKGNMDINVLRTEDALETKPDIIATGCPYCNTMMTDGVKAKEKEGEISVLDIAELIANS, encoded by the coding sequence ATGAGCGAAGAACTAAAAGTGCCAACAATGGCAGAGTTTATGGCAGAAGGTAAGCAACCAGAAATTTTATTTTGGGTTGGTTCTGCTGGTAGTTACGATGATAGAGCGAAAAAAATATCAAAGGCTTTTGTAAAAATTCTACACAAGGCCAATGTAGCGTTTGCTGTATTGGGTGAGGAAGAAAGTAATACAGGCGATGTTGCTAAACGTGCTGGTAATGAGTTTTTGTTTCAGATGCAAGCCATGATGAATATTGAAATTCTTAATGCTTATGAGGTGAAGCGCATTGTTACCTGCGATCCGCATTCTTATAATTGTATTAAAAACGAATATCCTAGTCTTGGCGGTAACTATGATGTGGTACACCATACCCAATTTATAAAAGAATTAATAAGTTCTGGTCGTCTAACTTTAGAAGGAAACACCTACAAAGGAAAGCGTATTACATTTCATGATCCATGCTACTTAGGTCGTGCCAATAGCGAGTATGACGCACCAAGAGATGTTCTTAAACAAACCAATGCTAACCTTATTGAGATGAAACGCCACAAATCTACAGCTTTATGTTGTGGTGCAGGTGGTGCCCAAATGTTTAAAGAGCCCGAAAAAGGGAATATGGATATCAATGTGCTTAGAACAGAAGACGCTCTAGAAACCAAGCCAGATATTATTGCCACAGGTTGCCCATACTGTAATACTATGATGACCGATGGTGTAAAAGCCAAGGAAAAAGAAGGTGAAATTTCGGTATTGGATATCGCCGAGTTGATTGCCAATTCATAA
- a CDS encoding (Fe-S)-binding protein: MQYIPNILFLIILALGIGYFTLNIKKLIRNIKLGKAVDATDNKGERWRNMARIALGQSKMVKRPIAGFLHIVVYVGFIIINIEVLEIIIDGLFGTHRVGLKVLPESVYGFLIGSFEILAVLVLVSVVIFWLRRNVIKLKRFLSSEMSGWPKNDGNIILYFEVVLMCLFLIMNATDTTFQNLGHGNVVSQFIAPWFGDNPDTLHIIERTAWWLHIVGILIFLNYLYYSKHLHILLAFPNTYFGSVTPKGKFNNLEAVTKEVKLMMDPNADPFAAAPEGAEDEVPAKFGASDVMDLNQIQLLNAYTCTECGRCTSACPANLTGKKLSPRKIMMDTRDRLEEVGKNIDANGGEFKDDGKQLLGDYITNEELWACTTCNACVEECPVSINPLSIILDMRRYLVMEQSAAPMELNNMMTNIENNGAPWPYNQMDRLNWAKED; encoded by the coding sequence ATGCAATACATTCCAAATATTCTTTTTTTAATCATCTTGGCATTAGGTATTGGGTACTTTACACTCAATATAAAAAAGCTAATCCGCAACATTAAGCTGGGTAAAGCTGTTGATGCGACCGATAACAAAGGCGAACGTTGGCGTAATATGGCCAGAATTGCGCTTGGCCAAAGTAAAATGGTAAAACGACCAATCGCAGGGTTTTTGCACATTGTTGTTTATGTAGGTTTTATTATTATAAATATTGAAGTATTAGAAATTATTATCGATGGTCTTTTTGGTACACATCGTGTTGGTCTTAAGGTTTTACCAGAATCGGTATACGGTTTTTTAATAGGTTCGTTTGAAATTTTGGCAGTACTAGTTTTAGTGTCTGTGGTTATATTTTGGTTGCGACGTAACGTCATAAAACTAAAGCGTTTTCTAAGTTCAGAAATGAGCGGCTGGCCAAAGAACGATGGTAACATTATTTTATATTTTGAAGTGGTGCTTATGTGCTTGTTTTTAATAATGAATGCTACAGATACAACGTTTCAGAATTTAGGCCATGGCAATGTTGTTTCACAATTTATAGCACCTTGGTTTGGAGATAATCCAGATACTTTACACATTATAGAGCGTACCGCATGGTGGCTACACATTGTGGGTATACTAATTTTCTTAAACTACCTGTATTATTCTAAACATTTACATATTCTTTTAGCATTTCCGAATACCTATTTTGGCAGTGTAACGCCCAAAGGCAAATTTAACAATCTAGAAGCTGTTACTAAAGAGGTAAAGTTGATGATGGATCCTAATGCAGATCCGTTTGCCGCAGCACCAGAAGGAGCAGAAGATGAAGTGCCAGCAAAGTTTGGTGCAAGTGATGTTATGGATCTAAACCAAATTCAACTTCTTAATGCCTACACCTGTACCGAGTGTGGTCGTTGCACCTCTGCTTGTCCCGCCAATCTCACAGGTAAAAAACTGTCTCCTCGAAAGATTATGATGGATACACGCGATCGTCTAGAAGAAGTAGGAAAGAATATAGATGCCAATGGTGGAGAATTTAAAGATGATGGCAAACAATTACTAGGAGATTATATTACTAATGAAGAGCTTTGGGCATGTACCACTTGTAATGCTTGTGTAGAAGAGTGCCCTGTGAGCATTAATCCGTTATCTATTATTTTAGATATGCGACGCTACCTTGTAATGGAGCAAAGTGCAGCACCTATGGAGCTAAATAACATGATGACCAATATAGAAAACAATGGTGCACCTTGGCCTTATAACCAAATGGATCGTTTAAATTGGGCTAAAGAAGACTAG
- a CDS encoding MlaD family protein: protein MRISREVKTAILVLSGIALFIYLFSFLKGDDIFSNTNTYYTEFDYNALSPSSSVTVKGNKVGKVEEIKYDFETGKTRVSFSVNPKLKFSKSSTIRLYETGLMGGNALAIVNSNEGELAKPGDFITSEVQPGLITSLKSNFSGISSDLDSTIRSADTLMTNLNKLVVDESEVGLKHTIEELNATLKSFKSLSYTVQGLIKTNDAKIDSILDNFNNTSTNLAKLSDDIKDMELSKTVSKFDESLTSINVLLAKINSNDGTLGKLLNDVGLYNNLEAASKELQLLLLDIKLHPARYRRILSKREIPYTEPTPEQINTN, encoded by the coding sequence TTGAGAATTTCAAGAGAAGTAAAAACCGCAATATTAGTATTATCTGGTATCGCTCTTTTCATTTATTTGTTTTCGTTTTTAAAAGGGGATGATATTTTCTCCAATACCAACACCTACTATACAGAGTTTGATTATAATGCGTTGAGCCCATCATCTTCTGTCACTGTAAAAGGGAATAAGGTCGGCAAGGTTGAGGAAATTAAATACGATTTTGAAACCGGAAAAACAAGAGTATCGTTTTCTGTGAATCCTAAGTTGAAGTTTTCTAAAAGTAGTACCATTAGGCTTTATGAAACCGGTTTAATGGGAGGTAATGCACTGGCCATTGTAAACTCTAACGAAGGAGAATTAGCCAAGCCAGGCGATTTTATAACATCAGAAGTACAACCAGGCTTAATAACATCTTTAAAAAGTAATTTTTCAGGAATTAGCTCTGATCTAGACAGTACCATACGTTCAGCAGATACCTTAATGACCAATCTTAATAAGTTAGTTGTTGACGAGTCTGAAGTAGGATTGAAACATACTATTGAAGAGCTTAATGCTACGCTAAAATCGTTTAAGTCGTTATCTTACACGGTACAAGGTCTTATAAAAACCAACGATGCTAAGATTGATTCAATACTAGATAACTTTAACAATACCAGTACTAATCTTGCAAAGTTGTCAGACGATATAAAAGATATGGAACTCTCTAAAACTGTATCTAAATTTGATGAATCGTTGACATCCATAAATGTATTATTAGCAAAAATAAACAGTAACGATGGCACACTTGGTAAGCTACTTAACGACGTTGGTCTTTACAACAACCTTGAAGCCGCCTCAAAAGAGTTGCAACTGTTGTTACTGGATATAAAATTACATCCTGCACGCTATAGAAGGATTCTTTCTAAGCGCGAAATTCCTTATACGGAACCAACACCAGAGCAGATCAATACTAATTAG
- a CDS encoding N-acetylmuramoyl-L-alanine amidase — MQTTRKYIIVFLLFTFITSLTCLEPLYAQEDKFVVVLDAGHGGHDSGNLGNGYKEKNIALNVTLEVGKELEKNKDIKVIYTRKTDVFVELHERANIANKADADLFVSIHCNAHSSQASGTETFVLGEKNTGRNFEVAKRENEVIFLEDNYEQHYEGFDPSSPESTIAIGIEQEVYVEQSIALARKIEDSFISKAKRKSRGLKQASLLVIRNTYMPSVLVEVGFLTNTKEGAYLNTKAGQSKMASAIKDAIVDYKKEIDQNVGRSILGTEKLDVDTVATLERLPLVYEGITFKVQIAASSKDLAPKSYNFKGLSEISKLKVGKLYKYFYGSTSDYNKVKQLQEEAKSKGYTTSFVVAFNKSGTQITLDEALKSATN; from the coding sequence ATGCAAACGACGCGAAAATATATAATAGTATTCTTGCTATTCACTTTTATCACTTCTTTAACATGCTTGGAGCCACTGTATGCCCAAGAGGATAAGTTTGTTGTAGTGTTGGATGCTGGGCATGGTGGTCATGATTCTGGCAACTTAGGTAATGGTTACAAAGAAAAAAACATAGCGCTTAACGTTACATTAGAAGTTGGAAAGGAGTTAGAAAAGAATAAAGACATCAAAGTCATTTACACACGTAAAACCGATGTGTTTGTAGAGTTGCATGAGCGCGCCAATATTGCAAATAAAGCAGATGCCGACTTGTTTGTATCTATACATTGCAACGCGCATAGCTCTCAAGCCTCTGGTACAGAGACTTTTGTTTTGGGTGAAAAAAATACTGGAAGAAACTTTGAGGTGGCCAAGCGTGAGAATGAAGTGATTTTTTTGGAGGATAACTATGAGCAGCATTATGAAGGTTTTGATCCGAGTTCTCCAGAGTCTACCATAGCTATTGGTATTGAACAAGAAGTCTATGTAGAACAAAGCATTGCATTGGCGCGTAAAATAGAGGATAGCTTTATTAGTAAGGCCAAACGAAAGAGTAGAGGTTTAAAGCAAGCAAGTCTTCTTGTAATACGAAACACCTACATGCCTAGTGTTTTGGTAGAAGTTGGTTTTTTAACCAATACTAAAGAAGGTGCTTATTTAAACACAAAAGCCGGACAGTCTAAAATGGCCAGTGCTATTAAAGATGCCATTGTAGATTATAAAAAAGAAATAGATCAAAATGTAGGGCGTAGTATCCTAGGCACTGAAAAACTAGATGTAGATACTGTAGCGACCTTGGAGCGTCTACCATTGGTTTATGAGGGCATTACCTTTAAAGTGCAAATTGCAGCGAGTTCTAAGGATTTAGCTCCAAAATCGTACAATTTTAAGGGCTTGTCTGAAATCAGTAAGCTTAAAGTCGGTAAGCTTTATAAATATTTTTACGGCAGCACATCAGATTATAACAAAGTAAAACAATTGCAAGAAGAGGCTAAGTCTAAAGGCTACACTACAAGCTTTGTTGTAGCTTTTAATAAAAGCGGCACGCAGATTACCCTTGATGAGGCTTTAAAATCTGCTACTAATTAG
- a CDS encoding putative LPS assembly protein LptD: MAFQKPSHNFTKIHLKGLRTNSLHILFALSFTVFINTLSLAQELPKKNEGIPSEQKTDTTVVAKDRIEILADSLLNPPVSTKTVDSTKNDSLKKEGFLKDVVTYKAKDYVAINQKKQQIRLFNEAVVQYEDMEIKAGIIVIDYSKNLVYAGRLKDSTGYSQKPVFTQGANVIEPDSIIFNTDSRKALIFNSVTEQSGGTVIAERTKRENDSVYFISRGKFTTSENLEDPEYYILMNKAKIVPNKKIVTGMSQMYIYDVPTPIALPFAFFPMSKKQTSGIIFPSFGEDTGNDRGYFLQNGGYYFAISDYVDLAVLGDYYTNGSYGIRLQSNYAVRYKFRGNFGFRYEKLLNSERGFPDFRESTIYNIRWSHSQDAKANPNSRFSASVNLGSSQFFSQSINQANLANTLTNTLASSVSYSKTFQGEPQVNLNLTATHNQNTNTEAINLTLPTMQASMTRVFPFAPKSGTKKGAIQNINFQVNTRGEYRIQTTDSLFGKSEMFDDAVAGVRHSIPVTTNFKVFNHFSASVNANFDENWTFSTVKRNTIFEDETSEAIKINGFDRFLTYNFGTSIGTTLYGMFNFKKKDNNPKIQAIRHVMRPSISYSVSPAFDQYYETYDVIDADGTTIDQVEYTRFENSLFGRPGNRYSSNIGIDIGNNFEAKVRSKDSTETEPKKIFLLNNLNLRANYDLAADSLNWSDVTVSGGTQILNKKMNINFGMRLNPYALDSNNNIINTFNINNGGSLFRMTSANLNISYSLNNDSFSGKDKEEERDEEAERNSATANARADDLFGVSQDFADQRLGDRKKEKSDVEEENNDFYNYKMPWSLRLSYVANYNNTRRQNEITSHSLMFSGDVELSPRWSIGASSGYDFLNQGFTFTQLRFERDLLSWRMNFSWIPFGRNQSWNFFIGIKSNLLKDLKYDQRRQPDRQLGN, encoded by the coding sequence TTGGCGTTTCAAAAACCGAGCCATAATTTTACAAAAATACATCTAAAAGGATTGCGTACAAATAGTTTACACATACTTTTTGCCTTGAGTTTTACAGTGTTTATCAACACGTTGAGCTTGGCTCAAGAATTACCAAAAAAAAATGAAGGTATCCCTTCTGAGCAAAAAACCGATACCACTGTTGTGGCTAAAGATAGGATTGAAATCCTAGCGGACTCCTTATTAAATCCGCCAGTAAGTACCAAAACCGTTGACTCTACCAAAAATGATTCTCTTAAAAAAGAGGGGTTTCTAAAAGACGTCGTAACATATAAAGCTAAAGATTACGTAGCCATAAATCAAAAAAAGCAACAAATAAGATTGTTTAACGAGGCCGTAGTGCAGTACGAGGATATGGAGATTAAGGCTGGTATTATTGTTATAGATTACAGCAAAAATCTGGTATATGCTGGCAGACTAAAAGACTCAACAGGATACTCACAAAAACCCGTTTTTACACAAGGTGCTAATGTTATCGAACCCGATTCCATTATTTTCAACACAGACTCTAGAAAAGCCCTTATTTTTAATTCAGTAACCGAACAAAGCGGCGGAACTGTTATTGCCGAGCGTACCAAAAGAGAAAACGACTCTGTATATTTTATATCTCGAGGTAAATTTACAACCTCAGAAAACCTCGAAGATCCCGAGTACTATATCTTAATGAACAAAGCTAAGATTGTGCCTAACAAAAAGATTGTAACTGGTATGAGCCAAATGTACATTTACGATGTACCAACACCCATCGCTCTTCCTTTTGCGTTTTTCCCAATGTCCAAAAAACAAACCTCTGGTATCATTTTCCCATCCTTTGGCGAAGACACGGGTAACGACAGAGGGTATTTTTTACAAAACGGTGGCTATTATTTTGCAATCAGTGATTATGTAGATTTGGCTGTATTGGGTGATTACTACACCAATGGTAGTTATGGTATACGATTACAAAGCAACTATGCAGTACGTTATAAGTTTAGAGGTAATTTTGGGTTTAGGTACGAGAAACTACTCAATAGCGAGCGTGGTTTTCCAGATTTTAGAGAAAGTACAATCTACAATATAAGATGGTCGCATAGTCAAGACGCCAAAGCCAATCCAAACTCTAGATTCTCGGCATCGGTAAACTTGGGTAGTAGTCAGTTTTTTTCACAATCCATCAACCAAGCCAATTTAGCAAATACGCTAACCAATACGTTGGCATCATCGGTGTCGTATTCAAAAACCTTTCAGGGAGAGCCTCAGGTTAATCTAAACCTTACGGCCACTCATAATCAAAATACCAATACAGAGGCCATCAATCTAACATTGCCAACCATGCAGGCCTCTATGACCAGAGTTTTTCCTTTTGCACCAAAATCAGGCACAAAAAAGGGAGCCATTCAAAACATTAACTTTCAGGTAAACACAAGAGGCGAATATCGCATACAAACTACAGATTCCTTATTCGGAAAAAGTGAAATGTTCGATGATGCCGTAGCTGGTGTAAGGCACTCTATTCCTGTAACTACTAACTTTAAAGTCTTTAATCACTTTAGCGCTAGCGTTAACGCCAATTTTGATGAAAACTGGACATTCAGTACCGTAAAACGAAACACAATTTTTGAAGATGAAACCTCAGAAGCCATAAAAATCAATGGTTTCGATCGTTTTTTAACTTACAACTTTGGTACCAGTATTGGCACCACGCTCTATGGTATGTTCAACTTTAAGAAAAAAGACAACAACCCCAAAATACAAGCCATTAGGCATGTTATGCGGCCTTCTATAAGCTACAGCGTTTCACCAGCTTTTGACCAATATTATGAAACTTACGATGTCATCGATGCCGATGGTACAACCATAGATCAAGTAGAATATACCCGATTCGAAAATTCCCTGTTTGGCAGACCTGGCAACCGCTATTCTAGCAATATAGGCATAGATATAGGTAATAATTTTGAAGCAAAGGTGCGCTCTAAAGACTCAACCGAAACAGAACCAAAAAAGATCTTTTTACTAAACAACCTAAACTTAAGAGCAAACTACGACCTCGCAGCAGATTCTCTCAATTGGTCAGATGTAACAGTCTCGGGTGGCACACAAATTCTTAACAAAAAAATGAACATTAACTTTGGTATGCGCCTTAACCCCTATGCCTTAGACAGTAACAATAACATCATCAATACATTTAATATCAATAACGGAGGTAGCTTATTTAGAATGACCTCTGCAAACCTAAACATAAGTTACAGCTTAAATAACGATAGTTTTTCTGGCAAGGATAAAGAAGAGGAAAGAGACGAAGAAGCAGAACGCAACAGCGCCACGGCAAACGCAAGAGCAGATGATCTTTTTGGTGTGTCTCAAGATTTCGCAGACCAACGCCTTGGCGATCGAAAGAAGGAAAAAAGTGATGTGGAAGAAGAAAATAATGATTTCTACAATTATAAAATGCCATGGAGCCTAAGACTATCTTACGTGGCCAACTATAACAATACAAGGCGACAAAACGAAATTACATCCCATTCCTTAATGTTTTCAGGTGATGTAGAATTATCTCCGCGATGGTCCATTGGTGCATCATCAGGTTACGACTTCTTAAATCAAGGCTTTACCTTTACGCAGTTACGCTTTGAGCGCGATCTATTAAGCTGGAGAATGAATTTCTCATGGATTCCCTTTGGTCGAAATCAATCGTGGAACTTCTTCATCGGCATTAAGTCTAACTTACTAAAAGACTTAAAATACGATCAACGTCGCCAACCAGACCGTCAATTGGGTAACTAA
- a CDS encoding Rid family detoxifying hydrolase has product MKTIINTPNAPAPIGPYNQAVLVNNTLYTSGQIALHPKTMQLVMDTIEAETKQVMENMKAVLAAADMTFNNVIKTSIFISDMHNFAKINAVYATYFNEDTAPARETVEVANLPKFVNVEISMIAVK; this is encoded by the coding sequence ATGAAAACTATAATCAACACACCAAACGCACCAGCACCAATTGGCCCTTACAACCAAGCTGTTTTAGTAAACAATACCTTGTACACCTCTGGGCAAATAGCCTTGCATCCTAAGACCATGCAATTGGTTATGGATACCATTGAGGCCGAAACAAAACAGGTTATGGAAAACATGAAAGCAGTTTTAGCTGCTGCAGACATGACCTTTAATAACGTTATTAAAACATCCATCTTTATTAGCGATATGCACAACTTTGCCAAAATCAATGCCGTATATGCCACGTATTTTAATGAAGACACTGCACCTGCAAGAGAAACTGTTGAAGTAGCCAACCTACCTAAGTTTGTAAATGTAGAGATCAGTATGATTGCGGTGAAATAG
- a CDS encoding carboxypeptidase-like regulatory domain-containing protein has product MKKSLALLFVLVFAFSCSKEQSNDSSGDYNITGKFLTPNGLDPVAKASVKLYKDGTLIQDALTDSEGNFILNNLTKDSYELSISKGQFKTSTSANLSDLIDALTFNLDSLPINQLPSIAVVTGSYDHIEEVLYNIGLVDPITEQPLFDIIDGQDIANRNVHHGHHQSNASAKRTNPMLAPNVDFGFGEFIESPTLLGNYDIIFLNCGLNETKTDFGNNLNDYVNNGGLLYATDWAYAYLNFITQGGADYLSFYNPEKSGTSLSTDAEILDQTLIDWLDLNFGIQVPNATVTIDEFLGGWQVVDTYNAATVIPWLYGPIEYDGISENKHLAYTFLHGNGGVLYSSFHTENNTTDATTVERLMQYMVFELADIKVQVQ; this is encoded by the coding sequence ATGAAAAAATCACTTGCACTTCTTTTCGTTTTAGTTTTCGCTTTCTCGTGTTCTAAAGAGCAAAGCAACGATAGCTCTGGAGATTACAACATCACCGGAAAATTTCTAACGCCAAACGGATTAGACCCAGTGGCTAAAGCCAGTGTTAAACTATATAAAGACGGTACCTTAATACAAGATGCCCTTACGGATAGTGAAGGCAATTTTATACTCAACAACCTTACTAAAGACAGCTATGAGTTGTCTATATCAAAGGGGCAGTTTAAAACCTCAACCTCGGCAAACCTTAGCGACCTTATCGATGCACTTACATTCAATCTAGATAGTTTACCAATTAATCAATTACCATCAATCGCCGTTGTTACAGGAAGCTACGATCATATCGAAGAGGTCTTGTACAACATCGGTTTGGTAGATCCAATAACAGAACAACCGCTTTTCGATATTATTGATGGTCAAGATATTGCCAATCGTAATGTACATCATGGTCACCACCAGAGCAATGCTAGCGCAAAACGAACCAATCCAATGTTAGCACCTAATGTAGATTTTGGGTTTGGAGAGTTTATAGAATCTCCAACGCTTTTAGGCAACTACGATATTATTTTCTTAAACTGTGGCTTAAATGAAACAAAAACAGATTTTGGCAACAATCTAAATGATTATGTAAACAATGGCGGTTTGTTATATGCAACAGATTGGGCATATGCCTACCTTAATTTTATAACTCAAGGTGGCGCTGACTATTTAAGTTTCTATAATCCTGAAAAAAGCGGAACGTCTTTATCTACTGATGCAGAAATCCTAGACCAAACACTAATAGATTGGTTAGATTTAAACTTTGGTATACAAGTACCAAACGCCACAGTAACTATCGATGAATTTCTTGGAGGTTGGCAGGTTGTAGATACTTACAATGCTGCAACAGTTATTCCTTGGTTATACGGCCCAATAGAATATGATGGTATAAGCGAAAATAAGCATTTGGCCTACACCTTCTTACATGGTAATGGAGGTGTGTTATATTCTTCATTTCATACCGAAAATAACACAACCGATGCCACAACCGTTGAACGGTTAATGCAGTATATGGTTTTTGAATTAGCGGATATAAAGGTTCAAGTACAATAA
- a CDS encoding DUF6090 family protein, giving the protein MIKFFRKIRQNLLMENKIGKYFKYAIGEIVLVVIGILIALQINNWNEQRKEHSKEQALLKRLEKEFISNRNQLLDKIELRHTLIENCRQLLD; this is encoded by the coding sequence ATGATAAAATTCTTTAGAAAAATTCGCCAAAACTTACTTATGGAAAATAAAATTGGAAAGTACTTTAAGTATGCCATTGGGGAAATTGTGCTTGTAGTCATCGGAATTTTAATTGCATTACAAATTAACAATTGGAATGAGCAACGCAAAGAACATAGTAAGGAACAAGCGCTATTAAAAAGACTTGAAAAGGAATTTATATCTAATAGAAATCAACTTCTGGATAAAATAGAACTTAGACATACTCTGATTGAAAATTGTAGGCAGTTGTTAGACTAA
- a CDS encoding DUF1801 domain-containing protein, which produces MHKARQPLSTKQPPIPEPDYKVIEDWLANCIMPGITPMLKTIDSLIHDAIPNLHYAIKWGNAYYGTDALGWLIEVAAYEVSANIVFLNGAAFDPQPPLGTGETRYIKLKTLDEVNDARVIDFIKQAANYNGWQ; this is translated from the coding sequence ATGCATAAAGCACGTCAACCACTTTCAACAAAGCAGCCGCCTATTCCAGAGCCTGATTATAAGGTTATTGAAGATTGGCTGGCAAACTGTATTATGCCAGGCATTACGCCAATGCTTAAAACTATTGATAGCCTCATCCACGATGCCATCCCCAATCTGCATTACGCTATTAAATGGGGAAATGCCTATTACGGAACCGATGCATTGGGATGGCTGATTGAAGTTGCAGCTTATGAGGTGTCTGCTAATATTGTTTTTTTGAATGGTGCAGCTTTTGACCCACAACCACCTTTAGGAACAGGCGAAACAAGATATATTAAGCTAAAGACACTAGATGAGGTGAATGATGCGCGCGTGATTGATTTTATAAAACAAGCAGCAAATTATAATGGATGGCAATAA
- a CDS encoding SRPBCC family protein codes for MDTKQNVTHKYMESITVQTSIKSDLDRVWDYWTRPEHITNWNFATDAWCCPNAENDLRPNGNFCWRMEAKDGSMGFDFTGTYDKIIDKALISYKMSDGRNVAIAFLQNGDEVNVRETFDAEGTHTDEQQRAGWQAILENFKKYVETQ; via the coding sequence ATGGATACTAAGCAGAACGTAACACATAAATATATGGAAAGCATAACGGTTCAAACTTCTATCAAATCCGACCTTGACAGGGTTTGGGACTATTGGACGCGACCAGAACACATTACCAATTGGAACTTTGCGACTGATGCATGGTGCTGCCCAAACGCTGAAAATGATTTAAGACCGAATGGGAATTTCTGTTGGCGCATGGAAGCGAAAGACGGTAGTATGGGCTTTGATTTTACGGGAACGTATGACAAAATAATTGACAAGGCACTGATTTCTTACAAAATGTCGGACGGACGAAACGTGGCTATTGCATTTTTGCAAAACGGAGATGAGGTAAATGTGAGGGAAACATTTGATGCGGAGGGCACACATACGGACGAACAACAGCGTGCTGGTTGGCAGGCGATACTCGAAAATTTTAAAAAATACGTGGAAACGCAGTAG